The genomic segment CATGTGGTTGTTTCTACTCTTGACGTGGGAGATAAAGTCCTTGTGCGAAATTTGAGGCTAAGAGGCAAGAACAAACTGGCAGACAAATGGGAACCAGATGTCTATGTAGTTATCCGTAAAGCTGGAGATCTCCCAGTATATGTAGTCCAGCCTGACGGAAAGACCGGTCCAGTTCGAACTTTACACAGAGACTTACTTCGACCTTGTGGATATTTGTCTGAAAATGAAATTGAAGAAATGAGTCCTCCAAATGTTCAACGTAAGCCCAGAACTAGGTCTAGCTCTGCTCTAGAATATGCTCCCAAAGAACATCAAATGAGTGATCAGTCAGAATCTGAGGATGACTCTCTATATATTAGAAATGCAGGACGCCAGTTGGAATCCATTACAACGACTGTGTTACCTTCATCACAAAGTCCAGTGCTTGTAAGGAACTTACCTGGCATAGAGCCCATTGAACCACTCCCTGTCGTGGTGAACCCTGAAAAAGAAACCTTACCTGATTCCAGACTAGAAGAAGACTTAACAGAAAATCAAAGAGATGATGTCAATGAGAATTTCTTACCTGTGCTGAACCCTGCTGATATTGACCCCAAAGAAATTGAACCTGAAAGAAGTGGAAATAGTGTTGAAGGACAGATCCATAGAAGGGCGCTTGAATTAGATCCTGTTGATGTATCCCATTCTAATGATCAAAATCCACATGTCAAAAATGTTTCAAGTAACCAGCCAATAGTGGATGAAGACCTAGATACAAGTGGCCCTAGACGCTCAAAAAGGCAATGTAGACCTCCTAATAAGCTTGAATATCATAAACTAGGAAATCCCTTGACACTAGTCATTCAGTCCTTACTACAAGGTCTGAGTTCTGCCTTTACCACATCGTTAGAAGAACCCATACTCACTAGAGATCAGCCCTTTGTTGTGCCAGACCCTTTTCCAATTGCAGTGACAACCCAACCCCGTACATGCCCGAGGACGTGCCTGAATTCAGGGGGGGAAtgtgtaacccaggttactagtgggtagtatacagcaatagagcaaatagaaatataaggaaaaaacattggcagaatactcgattaaataatatacattaaaattatttacttatataaataatttataatagagtattatacagcattcaagggaatagtgctttagaatgacatcatcgtgccttacactacagcagcagatcagctttccaaacaataacaaatctcgcttgtctgttagcttgtgtttaccgttgctatggtgattcagtgttcgcaagggaaagcagagatgtaagttgttatattaataacagcagaaaactattagatttacatcttttaatgttttaatgcgtattaactgtgaaaattgaccattaataagatgctgacatgatttcaatcatatatttttaatgaaggattgagagaAAAAGACAAGATTTGTCTctgagagtgaaatctgcacacgagtgccacctggagttttcctatttttttcgctttgattttgaatgatttccttggtgagttcgtgtttttattatttattattgtattcattataacatgatttaaactagTGTCGAAAAATGTGTTTCATTAATTAACCATTTGTTTGGTCTAGTAAAAACTCAAAGTATTATACACagtattatacagagtattatacaagtgattgtgtaaagtttaagtgagagagtttaagtaaaatgctgtcatttgtaaaaagaaaatgccaaataggagagagaaataggaaaaacacagaaattcagcagagagaagcatatacatggttatttactgttgctgtttatttagaaatgtgtttatctgagataatgcatacactgtaaaatgctaatggtttctttggccttgtgttttcaaggccaggttttttttttttcttttccttggttttgttcgtttgtgcatcttcttctgatttttcatcggtgagatgttctattgacgtcagttgctggatgtgatctgctctggattcgaattaattgaagtttgaactcttttctggatttggattgtctcaacttccatcggcgtgtctaattgtggagttggactggcgagcctcccattgagtggattctttggatacacctgttgaaaagatacaaagtaaaacctattcagcgtcatggtaggagtgtaaatttacaacacactcacaagtgcaacatcctggatctctggaactgaatttgcaacctagttgttttgcaaaagaatctttttgaaagtttatcacctttactggacttttggaacattttgaaatgttttaagtgaatgttttattttcattttattttatttgtacattgttccTTTAGAGTGTTCATTCGATGAAATTTTTGAATCTTTATAGAGAGAGGTTAACTGGTTTAAGAAGGAAAATCttgattatatgttaaataataatacaattttaatattgtattattaatttacGCTTACAAACctttaatataatattgttattagtatattagtattatattattgttataatagtaaccaaaatataatattagccttaacaatagaaaaacagaaaaaacaacaatattaacttaccttattagtgatatagcctgtgaagaaagagaagtgttattagagagtgtaaataagattgaggtcattagataagtgtgaaaaaatctagaatttgttttatttatttttatttatttttatatatatttcagtgaacattttacaatacaatcttttattattcttacctctgtgtccgagtccttcactgttgttgtatcttctctctctttggaggaatttagacttctgagcatctggtccattgattaaatcttataatacatttgtgtaCCGAGGGTTACAAAAAGAAACGGCGTCATACCCTCACATAGAGTtaatctacagaaatgtatatagggctacgttttcagaacctATATTGGCATAAGCGCCTAGtttatagtgtgccatttgggtcGCAGCTCATGTTTCATCCCACATTTACTTGTTGAATTTTCTGTTTCCCTTGGAATTACAGTACGCTTCAATACAGAAGTAAAATGACTGTTGAACGCTTTTTTATGTTGACattaaaagaaaaaggaaaacatATGTTTGGATTATTCTACAGTCTGGATATAGGGATGTTAAAGTACTAAAAGCAATAAAGAAATACAATATTATGAAGAAATGGAAAAATAAGTAAACTCCCCATGGTGGCACATATCAGCGAGAGGGCTGGGGTTCACAAGCCAACACTTTGTCTAGACAAACAGAAGGCATTATTCACCATAAACTACATCCCAGTATGACTATGGATGGACACCCAGAGAtgtttttctttccattaaatCACAAGCCAATCTCCAAACGACTTCTCTGGCTTGCGACATGGAAAATGAAATGCATTGTGCACTCCTCTCCTTAATCACATCATTTCTGTGCACATGGCTCTAAAAAATAAGTTCTTAAAAAACGGAAACAGTGGGTACTTTTCTATTTGAGAACGTGTTTTCAATCACATTTGGCTTTGACAAATGATCCAGCAACTTCTTTATGGACTTTTTCCATGaggactagaaaaaaaaaagtcacagacTGTGGCTAAACCTGTGCCATCAATCACTGACTGGAATTCTAGTCAACACAATCACGCTTATTGTGTACCAGTGCACTCTTCATTGTCTCTGAAACAACGAACAGTAGTCTGCTAAATGAAATGCCACGTCTTCTAGTAATCCAACACACCTGACAGAACCTTGCAAATCTAGGCTCAGCAGAGATTCAAATGTGTAAaattaaatatctttatttgaaACACACGTGTTGCCAACGTACACATTCAAGGTAACAGGTTAAACCATGAGAGGGAACTAtaaaatcttaaatcttgaaCTCTTAGGTCTGTTACATGAACACAGATGTTGACATTGCGTCCATTTTATGAGCTGCGGAATTTCTTTATACCTAAAAATAATACATGAAATATAGCACATAAAAGATAGCAGCCTTAATCTTCAACATTCTTATCCATATGAACTCTGGAAGTTCATAGTAATGCGCAGAACTTTTCTGTTAGCGTGCTGTGAAATTGCACAAGCATGTTTCAAACAAGAAAAAGCAAAAGCCACGTAAGTTCAAAGTTCTCTGGGATGTCTTACAGTAAACATTCGAGCCAGACCACACAGACAGAATCGGTTGACGAAGGACACCCTCTGAATCCTCAGCATTGTTATTCTTCAAAGGCACTTTGTTGAACCACATTAAGGACAGGCTCTGTTTGATAGTAATCTCCATTGAGCGCTCAGGCTGTGAGCTGGAAATATGAAAATGCAATGGTCCTCCACTCCAGTAGAACTGACGTTGTTGTCAACGGCATTACAAATGCAGAACAATGCATGCACAAAGATTTCTTGTTGGTTAGATGCTACTGAGGAAAGTTTGTGCCTCAGGAATGGAGATTTCGTTGCAATTTTCCAGCGGCACTCAGAGAGTTTGCACAGAAAGCAATGATATACCTCACTGATTGTCAGTTTGGAAAACATATTGAATGTTTCCTGAAGTCATTAACCACCAACCACAGTAAAAGCATCTTTGGCAAGAGCAGGATGTTATTCCTCAAAAACTTGGCACTTGCAATATAGAGAAATATAAATTGAAATGAAGGCACGTTTGCCTTGAGTCTAAGTAGAAAAAGAAGCACAGGACTTAAACATTCACAGCAAAAAACATGAATTCCTTTCACCAAATCTCCCAAATTCCACACCCATCAGCCTAACCTATAACCCTGACTGTGAGTCAAGCTCTTTGGCAGAAGAGTATTTTACCGTGCAGTGGCGTACATGGGAAGTCAAACAGACCTCATGGTCATCTTCGGTGCATGAGAGATTATTCATAACTCATGTCTGTGATTCCTATAACATGGAAATATCTCAATAAGAACATCGTCATCAATGGCAGCACAAACCTGCAGTAGTATTTGTTACAACACTTCTCCAAAATGCGGGTTAGGATTACATATCAAGGGCGACAGTTCCTCCGTATAAAACTATATTCTCTGTTCAAGGAGTTCATTGGAGGTCTTACAAGATCCATAGATTTGGAAATTATACCACAGGAAAATCAACGAGCGGCATGTGTATTGTCATCCTGGGCGGATAAACGTTATTTAGCGTGTCTCTTTCTAGCCCCGTCGTTTTGCTAGTCCACTGAGTCTGTTTGCTCTCAGGGCTATATCTGTACATCTTCATATAAAAGCATGCCACTGAAGATGGTTAGAGGCTCCACTGAATGAGCCAGTTTGCCCATCACGAGGTCTATGCAGACTGTGTCGCCCATCTGAAGGGGCAGGATGATGTTGAAGACAGCCAAAGAACCTGGTGTGGGTTTGGCCTCTGCCATTGGTTTGTTTTCCAACCCTTCCGGTTGGTAACCGGCAGAATCTACACGAGCCATGCCATAGTTAGACCTGGACAGCACAGCTTCAATCTTTTCGTTTTTGTGTCCCGTCAGGATAGCACTAAAGAAGTACTTTCCTTCTACTGGTGCAGTAAACATACCTGTATTCAAGAGAAGACAAAGATGtatactgtttttgtttgttatttcctTCCACATCATGTAAAAGTGTGAAGATTACCTGTTCGTGAATTGTAAAAGTTTCCTTCATTTACAAAGGTCTTATCAAAAATAATTGTTCCAGCTGTAACCATTGGATTTGTGAGAGCTGCTGAGAAGGAAAGACGTCTTATATTGGCATCTGCACCAGCCATACCTAAAACAAAGATCACaacagttactttaaaaaaaaataattaactctAGAATTATCCTTTTTACTCTCTGTCTAATATAGTCTTCCTTTACACAACCAGTTTTAGTGATCAGCTGCTGACCTTTGCTTCTACTACTGACCCAGAACTGACAATAACAACTGAACACATGTCGCAACACTTGAGGCAGAAATATCACTGACTCTCATACAAACTGAAATGTCTCTGAACTATTGCATTCACTCCAGACATTAGCACACAGTATGGGTGTTTGAGATGTGGCTGCTATAGGAATTTAAAGCAAATTTATACATACCTCTCTCTCCTCTGAGACCTAGAATAGGAAAAATCAAAATTAGTCCGTGTAATATGTGGTGCAACAACAATTGGATTCAAGTCTTGTATCGAGTtcctttattaaacacaaaattagatCTTATGTAAACATCCAAGCTTTTGGTAGATAAGGACAATTATGACAAAATTGTAATCTCTAGGTTAAGAGTACCACTGTTGATTGATGTATGGATTTCATGGACAGGAATAATGAACAGAATTTCTCACCTGGAGGTCCTCTTGGACCTGGTAAGCCCTGAATACCAGGTGGTCCATCATTACCTGGTGGCCCCTGTGGACCAGAGAACCCTCTTTCTCCTTGGGGACCTGGTGGTCCAGGTAAACCTGTAATCAGAGGTGAAGCAAATCAAAGATTTGTTCTCTATCCATACCCGTTAAAGTTGGGAAAATTGTATTTGGAGATTTGGAATAACAGACAGATGAATTGTAATTCAAAAGGATTCAAAACAAAGTAATGCATTATAAGAAATGTAACCTGGAAATTATCTGGAATTCATTCTCAGTTCATTAAATGGTACACATACTACCGATATCAGTTAAAATACAGCAGGAATCTCAATTACTGGTGAAGGAAATTTAGAATATGTTCTTGCATGCAAGTACTCTTTAAAATGTTGCTCTTTAGACATTCTACTTTAAGCACGTATAATCAGACCTGTCAAATCATTCTCTGCTAAGTTCTGGAACTCCTTGAGGATGTGGATCATAGAGGAGTTGAGTCTTTTGATCTTGCCATGGATATCATCCAGATGTGTGTTCTGGAGGATCTCAATGAACCCACTGTGCGAGATCACGGTGTTGTTTAGTCCACTGACACAGTTCCACAGGCTAGACACGTGTTTGTTCAGGCCTTCTTTGATCTTCTGGAGATTGTCTGAGACAGAGTCAAGTCGACCACAAACCACTTCGAGTTTGGAGAGTCTCTTATCCAGTCCATCGCCAGTCCTCTTGCAGTCACCCATCTCAACCACAAAGTTGTTCCCAAAGCGCCGTACATCCTGATCGACACTGTCAAAGCGTACCCTGCTATCTTCAATATGTTCAGTCATTTCCTGCTGGATCTTGTCAATTTCAGATATTATTTTGTCTTTAGTGTTCCCAAGGTCGTTGATAACGCTGTCATGCTTTTGGACCACATGCTCTAAACCTTTTAGTGTGTCGTTGATTGAACTGAATGTTAAGATGACCTCAGACAGCTCTCCTTGGATTGACCTAAGGTCCCCGGTGTTACTGCTAATGACACTGTGTCCATCCAGTGGTTTTTGAGGGTCATCCAGGTGACCTGTTTCTGTTCCCGTTCCTGTAGGTGTATTCAGGTTGATCTTGCACTGACCACTGCATTTCTGTACCTCCTCTCTCAACTGATCCATCTCATCCTGCAAACCAGAGCATATATCCACACAACCCATCTGACCAGAGTTAAATACACCCTTAATGTAGTTCATTTCCCTCTGCCACCTGTCCATGGCATGGTTTGTGATGTTCTTGAGTTTTTTCAGGTCATCCTCCACTGTGCTGCAAACTTCACAGTTTTCCATCTCTGTGACAATCCTGTTGAAGTGTTCCCCATTGTCTCCAGTTAGAGCTTTGATCTTGCGAACATCATGACTGAGGTTGATGACCCTGTCCTCAAGAGAGTCACCAGACACAGAGAGATCCTTGAATCGTGTGTCAAACCTCTTGATCTCATCTTCATTTGCAACAACTCTCCACTCCAAAGACTTAACTGTTTCCCCAATGCTCGAACTACCACTGCTTGGACTTGACCCAGAACTTGAGACTGTGCACCCAGAGCATTCACTTAACCTCTTGTCTATAAAAGATGTTGTATTCTCGAGACGATATAAACGCTTATCAAGATCAAACACAGATTCTTTAACGTTTCCTATATCATGTTCTATGTCATTAATCCTCTCATCCTGGTCAAGAAGACGATTGTTGAATTCATTGCGAATATTTCTGAAATCTTGCTGGAAGGAGTCCCGTATGTTAGTTTCCATATAAGCACAGTTTTCCTCTGCTCTCTGAACAGTGTTGTTGAGTCGTCTCTCCAGGTCTTTTAGACTGTCACTGAAAAAATCTTCTGGCATTAAAGGGAGTTGTCCTTGTCCACCTATTCCTCCTCCAATACTTCCACCACCTCCAGTTCCTCCTGGTTGTCTATTCAGACGGTCCTGAAGCTTGTCATACGCTTCTGATGTGGAGCTTATCTTTCTGTCCATGTCATTAAGTCGTGCTCTGAAGTCTGTCACAGTATCACAGCAGCCTTGTGACCGGCTAAGATCTCGGCGTAAACCATCAAGAGTCTGGCGGTGACGTTGGTCCATGGCACTAATCTGCTTTTCCAAAGCCGAGATCCTCTCCCGATCTTGTTGCTGTTGTCGTTTCAGGTCTTCCACTCCAGACTGACAGGCGGAACAAGAAAGTGTCACTCGACGTTCAAGCTCTCTGAGTATTTCCTCCTTCAAGATGTTAAACTTGTTTCCCCCTACTCCACTAACATCTAGCTCATTGCCTCCACCTTTGCCATTCACAAGGTGGTTATTTATGCTGACTAGAGTCTTGTCATGAGCTTGAGTACGGTTGTCTAACTGATCCAGCTTGGTCTGAATGTTATGGATAGTCTCTTTCATTTCAGGCTGAGCTGCATCAGCTGGTGTTTTGCCACTATTAATACCAGGTTTGCGTATTTCCTCCTGGAATTTCTCATTCATGCCACGCAGTGTTGACTGCAGGTCATGTAGGTCTTTGGTCAACCTCTGGATTTTGTCCTCCAGTTGTCTCATCTTGTCATTGTCACCTCTCCCTAGACAAAGATAAAACacaaggttaattaagataaaaaaaaacacatttgcaatTGTTTTGCAGACCTAGAcctggggtcaccaatcttggtcctggagggccggtgtgcctgcagggtttagctccaacttgccctaacacacctgcctgggtatttcaagtatacctagtaagaccttgattagcttgttcaggtgtgtttgatttgggttggagctaaaatctgcaggacaccggccctccagggacaagtttggtgacccctgacctagACACTGCCCCAGTGTGTTCTGTGTTCTAACATCCTCAGTTATATTGAGATTTTATTGAGTGTTTTAAGATGCGGAAGATCAGATTAAACATAATTTCATTACCCAGCTAGGATCATCAACAATTATCCCACTGAAATTAGTCAAGAAACCTGGGAGTGATCTTAAACAATCAGCTGACCTTCAAATACCGAATTGCAAAGACAATCATGCAAGTTTGTACTGcacatcaaaaaagaaaaaaaaaagaaaaaaaacagaaaaaagaaaagaaaagacaaaaaaaaaaatatgagacTAAGTGACTGCTTATGAATTATCTGTCATAGGCGTTCAGTGTAAAGGGTAGTGTTGTCAAACATACCCCCTCTTTCTCCCCTGCTTTGCCCCATCAGCCTCACTCCCATAAAGTACCTTCTACTCAGAACTTTTCACACCCTTTTAAgttgcatttgttatttaattctGAGGTCTTGAACTTAAAGACCCTTTAAGAAACCCTAAATAGAGCCCAGACTTTTATCTAAGAAGCATGTACATAATGAATAAGCAGCAATAACATAAATTCAGCCAGACATTGTTAGAAAGTAGTAGACACAGTCGCCAAAGACATCCAAAGATAACTAATGGTGGAATATAATATgctcacatatacatatataactgaCATATTTTTGTTGCACATATGGAGACATTGCTAAGATGATATATTCAGTGTTGACCATGAGAGAAAGTATTGACCTACCATTCCCAGGTCTGCCTGTTGAGATGTGAGTATCAGATCCCCCATTTGGTCCATCGTTACAGTCTTGTCCACTATATCCATGGCAGCACTTCCACTCCATTTCTGTTACCATTTTGTAAGCAACCTTGTATCTGGGCCTCATGTAGGTCCTGTAACTGCAAGACACATGAAgaatcatttgaatgaaaatCTTATTGTGTATTTTCTAACTTGAAGTGTTTAGTTTGAATTGTGAAATATGGAACAGAGCAAGAAGCAAACAATACAAATCATAGATTATAACAAGCAacaaaaacacaaccataacAATCTAAAACAACAAAAACCATCCAGGCCTAGTACACATATTTCCTTTCAATGCACCATTCTGTATATCACTTAATATATTCCACATTAAACAGAACTTTCACTTCAAATAAACTGATCCCTTCTGGGATGTTGTGTTGCAATACACTCTCTACTCGACAAATTACTTTCTGCCAGAGCGAGATCCTCAAATAAAGAGACATGCTTAAAATATGCAGCTTGTGTTGCATAGAGGTTTTGGCGTATGAAAGGAGGAAGATGTATTATGTGTGTGTAGAAAATTATTCTCTTCACATTCATATGATTTCTGCTAGTTGCTGCACAGACATAAACTCGCTGGctacttttttaggtacacctgtccaactcctCGTTAacacaagtttctaatcagccagtcacattgcagcaactcaatgcatttaggcatgtagacatggtcaaggtgatctgctgcagttcaaaccaagcataataatggggaagaaaaggtgatttaaacgtggcatggttgttttgccagatgggctggtctgagtatttcagaaactactgatctactgggatattTATGCACAACcgtttctagggtttacagagaatggtacgacaaagagaaaatatcaagtgagttgcagttctgtgggcgcaaatgccttgtcggtcagaatttggcatcaacaacatgaaagcatggatccatcctgccttgtatcaaaggttcttgctggtggtggtggtggtggagttatggtgtgggggatattttcttggcacactttgggcccattagtaccaattgagcattatgtcaaCGCCATTGCCTACGcgagtattattgctgaccatgttcatccctttatgaccacagtgtaccaatctgttaatggctacttccagcaagatattGCGGCATGTCAAAGCGTGtttcatctcagactggtttcttgaacatggcaatgagttcactgttctcgaatggcctccacagtcaccagagctcaacccAATAGAGTACCTTTGAGATGTAGTGAAACGGGAGAttaacatcatggatgtgcaggcgacaaatctgcagcaacagcatgatgctatcatgtcaatatggaccaaaatctctgaggaatatctccagtaccttgttgaatctatgccacgttggaataaggcagttctgaagtcagaaaggggtccaacctggtactactaaggtgtacctaataaagtggccagtgagagtaTGATGGCTAGCTGTAAAAACATCTTTTTCAGTAAAGAACTGGGTGTGCATTGTTATATATGGAAAGCAGTGCTCCTCCAATATGGGatctttttgtatgttttgtcgTCCAGAAGCTATAAATCTGCTTGCTGACATTTAATACTTATGGTTAgagaaaaacatctttaaaagagAATTGTGGTGTAAGCCCATCTCATCAGAGCCATTTTATTTAAGTCGTAATTCTGATTAGTAGTCGGAGTCTCGAGTTCACTGTGtcattcaaataaacaaatatactgAGAAAAAACATTATGGTTAGCCTTGAACCTGTACATCAGCACCATAAAAAGGTGGAAAAGGAAACAATTTCAGCATTTTGTATTTTTCCCAGGACTTTGGTTACAGTTCTTAAGCCACTGAATTTTTGTCTCCACGCTCTGCTTGCTCCATGACCCCCGTGAGAAAAAAGGAGAAAAGAGGGTCACTCTACTCTACAGAGCGAGTGCAAAAATAAGTGGTGGTATTTTAGTAGGTTTTAAGCCTAATTCCTGTGGTGTACTGGTTGTAGAGCTTGCAATTGCGTGCCACCTCATTCCATACATAGtggtctctctctgtgtgtgtgtatgtgtgtgtgtgtgtgtgtgtgtgtgtgtgtgtgtgtgtgtgtgtgtgtgtgtgtgtgtgtgttgaatctAAAGAAGCTGGATTAAGCTTTTCCAGCTGGAGTTCAGTATGTTGCCAACAACTCAAAACCACCTCGCAACTGCACAAACTTTCTAATCCTGGTGTCCTCAAACTACATTCTGTTTGCGTCTCCATTTGTTGACATTAGGTTTACTATGTAAACACGTTGTTTTTAGTATTACTTACACATTATTGACTAAAGTAAAACTCTAGTAAAATGATTTTCAGTCATATTTGATGTGTTATATTGTAGTGATACTGTAGCTTTCAACATCTGTTTCCTGACTCATGTTAGTCAATGTAGTCCATAATGGTTCCACTTATTTAAAGTGCTCTAAATAAAGGCCAGATAAACAGACTTGCTTTTACCTCGAATGCTCTGGCTGATTTGAAGTCagatacatgcatgcatacagtaCATCAGCAAAAAGATGCATAACATGAATGTGATAAAGCGGCATGTTAAAGTAAGcattaatatatacacatatatacagtatatcccATATTGTGTATGGGCCACACGCATAAGgagactgtatttatttgactatATTAACAAATTACATCACACATAATGTGTATGAACATAATGTGTATAAACTAGTGGTTTAGTTATTgctagctagtttgtaactaacTTAATGTGTACATAATTTTTGTGCTATTTGTTTTTGATGCAGAACGTAGCTACCTAGTATGTCATAAGCTTTCTGTAAAGTAATGTATATTCACATAAAATTAAGTTTGCCATGAATGATCCAGTGACATATGGAAAGCAATCAAGGTCAAAAGcgtttaaataaaacacattaagtCTGATTGTAAACAAACACGGTTTGACAGAGCTGACAGCCAGCAAAACTGCTGTATTTGATACAGTTTGTTTGTATAAGTGCTGGGATGGTATGTAGGGATATACATGCTGTATAAAAACATTATGTTTATTCGTGATGGATATCATAATGTTATAAACTTCCTGAccaaagtcttgttgcctatcctagttttaagaacaacaaataataacttgacttctagttgattatgtGGTATcacaagtggcttatatgaaaggcaaaggcctctagattacacttattttaccaaaagacatgctcaataatattcattttggactgggctggccaatcctggagcaccttgaccttctttgctttaaggAAGTTTGATGTgtaggctgaagtataagaaggagcgctatcttgctgaagaatttgccctctcctgtggtttgtaatgaaatgggcagcacaaatgtcttcgtacctcaggctattgatgttaccatccactctgcagatctctcgcacggccCCATACTGAATCTAACcccaaaccttgatttttcctttaccaaacttgactgattactGTGAGTCTTAGGTCCATgatggttccaataggtcttctgcagtattagtgatgattaggatgcagttgtTTAACAGAttgttcatcagaaaaatctaccttctgccacttttc from the Danio rerio strain Tuebingen ecotype United States chromosome 17, GRCz12tu, whole genome shotgun sequence genome contains:
- the emilin1b gene encoding EMILIN-1b isoform X1; translated protein: MRPRYKVAYKMVTEMEWKCCHGYSGQDCNDGPNGGSDTHISTGRPGNGRGDNDKMRQLEDKIQRLTKDLHDLQSTLRGMNEKFQEEIRKPGINSGKTPADAAQPEMKETIHNIQTKLDQLDNRTQAHDKTLVSINNHLVNGKGGGNELDVSGVGGNKFNILKEEILRELERRVTLSCSACQSGVEDLKRQQQQDRERISALEKQISAMDQRHRQTLDGLRRDLSRSQGCCDTVTDFRARLNDMDRKISSTSEAYDKLQDRLNRQPGGTGGGGSIGGGIGGQGQLPLMPEDFFSDSLKDLERRLNNTVQRAEENCAYMETNIRDSFQQDFRNIRNEFNNRLLDQDERINDIEHDIGNVKESVFDLDKRLYRLENTTSFIDKRLSECSGCTVSSSGSSPSSGSSSIGETVKSLEWRVVANEDEIKRFDTRFKDLSVSGDSLEDRVINLSHDVRKIKALTGDNGEHFNRIVTEMENCEVCSTVEDDLKKLKNITNHAMDRWQREMNYIKGVFNSGQMGCVDICSGLQDEMDQLREEVQKCSGQCKINLNTPTGTGTETGHLDDPQKPLDGHSVISSNTGDLRSIQGELSEVILTFSSINDTLKGLEHVVQKHDSVINDLGNTKDKIISEIDKIQQEMTEHIEDSRVRFDSVDQDVRRFGNNFVVEMGDCKRTGDGLDKRLSKLEVVCGRLDSVSDNLQKIKEGLNKHVSSLWNCVSGLNNTVISHSGFIEILQNTHLDDIHGKIKRLNSSMIHILKEFQNLAENDLTGLPGPPGPQGERGFSGPQGPPGNDGPPGIQGLPGPRGPPGLRGERGMAGADANIRRLSFSAALTNPMVTAGTIIFDKTFVNEGNFYNSRTGMFTAPVEGKYFFSAILTGHKNEKIEAVLSRSNYGMARVDSAGYQPEGLENKPMAEAKPTPGSLAVFNIILPLQMGDTVCIDLVMGKLAHSVEPLTIFSGMLLYEDVQI
- the emilin1b gene encoding EMILIN-1b isoform X2; protein product: MDGAVVLISVLVLGLCGGVWSASYPQQYNLYTGTQTQNQPLNGARAASRHRNWCAYVVTKTVSCVVEDGVETYVKPDYQPCSWGVQCARVVVYRTYMRPRYKVAYKMVTEMEWKCCHGYSGQDCNDGPNGGSDTHISTGRPGNGRGDNDKMRQLEDKIQRLTKDLHDLQSTLRGMNEKFQEEIRKPGLPGPPGPQGERGFSGPQGPPGNDGPPGIQGLPGPRGPPGLRGERGMAGADANIRRLSFSAALTNPMVTAGTIIFDKTFVNEGNFYNSRTGMFTAPVEGKYFFSAILTGHKNEKIEAVLSRSNYGMARVDSAGYQPEGLENKPMAEAKPTPGSLAVFNIILPLQMGDTVCIDLVMGKLAHSVEPLTIFSGMLLYEDVQI